A window from Aeromonas rivipollensis encodes these proteins:
- a CDS encoding FdhF/YdeP family oxidoreductase, with protein MSSHIEKPAKAGGFSSLQSTFKQVLRSQKTRQNIKNLLRVNQTDGFDCPGCAWGDNKQGAFQFCENGAKAVAWESTGKTVGAAFFAEHSVRRLSAQSDYWLEYQGRLTEPLRYNPATDHYEPVSWDQAFAIIADKLKSLASPDEVEFYTSGRASNEASYLYQLFGRLYGTNNFPDCSNMCHEASGVGLIQSVGVGKGTVVLDDFDAAKAIFVFGQNPGTNHPRMMNALRKAARQGCQIVTFNNLKEVALERFASPQSPAELLTPAATRISHQYLTPKLGGDMAAIRGMAKYILEEEGGRIDLAFIEQHTAHFDDYLAQVKATEWAQIEAQSGLGREEIVQAARIFAQSESVISCWAMGITQHKHSVDTIREIVNLHLMCGQIGKPGAGLCPVRGHSNVQGNRTMGINEKPNAAFIDRLERRFPVGLKRTPGHNVYEALKALHGGKSKVLVCLGGNLAAAAPDTDFTYEAMRKSELNVQISTKLNRSHLMVSNDALILPCLGRTELDTQRSGVQKITVEDTFSMVHASTGMNEPVSPLCLSEIDIVARMAEATLGSERVDWLALRDDYALLRNLIAETIAGFDDFNRRIEEPSGFHLENGAALLRWNTPSGRAEFRASRLPDSILPQCTSHAEQMVDEPVLLLQSLRSHDQYNTTIYGMDDRYRGIKGRRNVVFMNEEDARRLGLAEEQQVDMTAICNDGRERVVRGFSVIFYEIPRGNIAAYYPETNPLVAIESIGEGSFTPTSKSVPVLVTPSQGQAASLAVNL; from the coding sequence ATGTCCAGTCATATTGAGAAACCGGCAAAGGCCGGCGGCTTTTCCTCCCTGCAGTCCACCTTCAAGCAGGTGCTGCGCAGCCAGAAGACCCGGCAGAACATCAAGAACCTGCTGCGGGTCAACCAGACCGACGGCTTCGATTGCCCCGGCTGCGCCTGGGGGGACAACAAACAGGGGGCCTTCCAGTTCTGCGAGAACGGTGCCAAGGCGGTGGCCTGGGAGTCCACCGGCAAGACGGTGGGGGCCGCCTTCTTTGCCGAGCATTCGGTGCGCCGCCTCTCTGCCCAGAGCGACTACTGGCTCGAATACCAGGGCCGGCTGACCGAGCCCCTGCGCTACAACCCGGCCACCGATCACTACGAGCCGGTGAGCTGGGATCAGGCCTTTGCTATCATCGCCGACAAGCTCAAGAGCCTGGCCAGCCCCGACGAGGTGGAGTTCTACACCTCGGGCCGTGCCAGCAACGAGGCCTCCTACCTCTATCAGCTGTTCGGCCGCCTCTATGGCACCAACAACTTCCCCGACTGCTCCAACATGTGCCACGAGGCGAGCGGGGTGGGGCTCATCCAGTCCGTCGGGGTGGGCAAGGGCACTGTGGTGCTCGATGACTTCGACGCCGCCAAGGCCATCTTCGTCTTTGGCCAGAACCCGGGCACCAACCACCCGCGCATGATGAATGCCCTGCGCAAGGCGGCGCGCCAGGGGTGCCAGATAGTCACCTTCAACAATTTGAAAGAGGTAGCCCTCGAGCGCTTCGCCAGCCCCCAGAGCCCGGCGGAGCTGCTGACTCCGGCGGCCACCCGCATCAGCCACCAGTACCTCACGCCGAAGCTTGGCGGCGACATGGCGGCGATTCGCGGCATGGCGAAATACATCCTGGAAGAGGAGGGGGGCCGCATCGATCTCGCCTTCATCGAGCAGCACACGGCGCACTTTGACGACTACCTGGCGCAGGTGAAAGCCACGGAGTGGGCGCAGATCGAGGCGCAATCCGGGCTCGGGCGGGAGGAGATCGTCCAGGCGGCCAGGATCTTCGCCCAGAGCGAGAGCGTGATCAGCTGCTGGGCCATGGGGATCACCCAGCACAAGCACTCGGTCGACACCATTCGCGAAATCGTCAACCTGCACCTGATGTGCGGCCAGATTGGCAAGCCGGGGGCGGGGCTCTGCCCGGTGCGCGGCCACAGCAACGTGCAGGGCAACCGCACCATGGGGATCAACGAGAAACCCAACGCCGCCTTTATCGACCGCCTGGAGCGCCGCTTCCCGGTGGGCCTCAAGCGCACGCCGGGGCACAACGTCTACGAGGCGCTCAAGGCCCTGCACGGCGGCAAGAGCAAGGTGCTCGTCTGCCTTGGGGGCAACCTGGCGGCCGCCGCGCCGGATACCGACTTCACCTATGAGGCGATGCGCAAGAGCGAGCTCAACGTGCAGATCAGCACCAAGCTCAACCGCAGCCACCTCATGGTCTCCAACGATGCCCTGATCCTGCCCTGCCTCGGCCGCACCGAGCTCGACACCCAGCGCAGCGGCGTCCAGAAGATCACAGTGGAGGATACCTTCAGCATGGTGCACGCCTCCACCGGCATGAACGAGCCGGTCTCGCCGCTCTGTCTCTCGGAGATCGACATAGTCGCCCGCATGGCCGAGGCGACGCTCGGCAGTGAGCGGGTGGACTGGCTGGCGCTGCGGGACGACTACGCCCTGCTGCGCAACCTCATCGCCGAGACCATAGCCGGCTTTGACGACTTCAACCGCCGCATCGAGGAACCCAGCGGCTTCCACCTGGAGAACGGCGCCGCCCTGCTGCGCTGGAACACCCCGAGCGGGCGCGCCGAGTTTCGGGCGAGCCGGTTGCCGGACTCCATCCTGCCCCAGTGCACCAGCCACGCGGAGCAGATGGTGGACGAGCCCGTGCTGCTGCTCCAGAGCCTGCGTTCCCACGATCAGTACAACACCACCATCTACGGCATGGACGATCGCTACCGCGGCATCAAGGGGCGGCGCAACGTGGTCTTCATGAACGAGGAGGATGCCCGTCGCCTGGGGCTGGCCGAGGAGCAGCAGGTGGACATGACCGCCATCTGCAACGACGGGCGCGAGCGGGTGGTGCGCGGCTTTAGCGTCATCTTCTACGAGATCCCCAGGGGCAACATCGCCGCCTACTACCCGGAGACCAACCCCCTGGTGGCCATCGAGAGCATAGGGGAGGGCTCCTTCACCCCCACCTCCAAGTCGGTGCCGGTGCTGGTGACCCCAAGCCAGGGACAGGCCGCCAGCCTCGCCGTCAATCTGTAA
- the fdhD gene encoding formate dehydrogenase accessory sulfurtransferase FdhD gives MIPFNSRLPRLDELVEEVAVSVNINGINHAVMMATPDDLDDFAIGFLFGEGIIGGNHDVHDIQSISSEQGVVLDITIANRCLAALGRRKRRLAGASGCGICGVEAIEHALPELTPLTPGAPLDTARLRDLRERIAPWQSKARQSGALHAALALNERGEILACREDIGRHNALDKLIGMQLRQPVQAHTLVITSRCGSELIHKAVQFGAAHLISLASPSQLAVRLALKYNLTLIHVPRSDAPVCYASPRAQDQFGDSHVQSY, from the coding sequence ATGATCCCATTCAATTCACGGTTGCCCAGGCTGGATGAGCTGGTGGAAGAGGTGGCCGTGTCCGTCAACATCAATGGCATCAACCACGCCGTCATGATGGCCACCCCGGATGATCTCGACGACTTCGCCATCGGCTTCCTGTTTGGCGAGGGCATCATAGGAGGCAATCACGATGTGCACGATATTCAGAGCATCTCTTCGGAGCAGGGGGTGGTGCTCGACATCACCATCGCCAACCGCTGCCTGGCTGCGCTTGGCCGACGCAAGCGTCGCCTGGCCGGGGCGAGCGGCTGCGGCATCTGCGGGGTGGAGGCCATAGAGCATGCGCTGCCCGAGTTGACCCCGCTGACCCCGGGCGCCCCCTTGGATACCGCGCGTCTGCGGGACTTGCGTGAGCGCATCGCCCCCTGGCAGAGCAAGGCTCGCCAGAGCGGCGCCCTCCATGCCGCCCTGGCACTCAATGAGCGCGGCGAGATCCTGGCCTGCCGGGAAGACATAGGCCGCCACAATGCCCTGGACAAGCTCATCGGCATGCAGCTGCGCCAGCCGGTGCAGGCCCACACCCTGGTCATCACCAGCCGCTGCGGCAGCGAACTCATTCACAAGGCGGTGCAATTTGGCGCCGCCCACCTCATCAGCCTTGCTTCTCCCAGCCAGCTCGCGGTGCGACTGGCCCTGAAATACAACCTGACCCTCATTCATGTGCCCAGATCCGATGCCCCGGTCTGCTATGCCAGCCCCCGCGCCCAGGATCAGTTCGGAGATTCCCATGTCCAGTCATATTGA
- a CDS encoding type 1 glutamine amidotransferase domain-containing protein — MKNTLKALLASLLLATSAAASAAPKGEVLVLLSSETALPLKEGKTLTSGYYLNELGVPAAALLDAGYALTIVTPKGNRPQADRGSVDPKYFGGSKQEMGRIGAVVDALLATGEVKSLNAVLKAGPERYAGLFIPGGHAPLIDLATDPEVGTLLRHFHDSQKPTAAICHGPIALLAAQGDPAGFEQAVIAGKAGGAGEWIYDGYRMTIFSDEEEAVFEGSLKGDKLRYYPAQAMAQAGGKMQFVAPWQPGVVSDRELITGQNPFSDRALASAFITALDQQQGAR, encoded by the coding sequence ATGAAGAACACCCTCAAGGCCCTGCTGGCGTCACTGCTGCTGGCAACCTCGGCCGCGGCCAGCGCGGCGCCCAAGGGAGAGGTCCTGGTCCTGCTCTCGAGCGAGACAGCGTTGCCGCTCAAAGAGGGCAAGACATTGACGTCCGGTTATTACCTCAATGAGCTGGGGGTGCCTGCCGCCGCCTTGCTGGATGCGGGCTATGCCCTGACCATAGTGACCCCCAAGGGAAATCGGCCACAGGCCGATCGGGGGTCGGTGGATCCCAAGTACTTTGGGGGGAGCAAGCAGGAGATGGGGCGCATCGGTGCCGTGGTGGATGCTCTGCTCGCCACCGGCGAGGTGAAATCCCTGAATGCGGTGTTGAAAGCGGGCCCCGAGCGCTATGCCGGCCTGTTCATCCCGGGCGGCCATGCCCCCCTCATTGATCTCGCCACGGATCCCGAGGTGGGCACCCTGCTGCGCCATTTCCATGACAGTCAGAAGCCCACCGCGGCCATCTGCCACGGCCCCATCGCGCTGCTGGCGGCGCAGGGGGATCCGGCCGGGTTCGAGCAGGCCGTCATCGCAGGGAAGGCGGGCGGCGCCGGGGAGTGGATCTACGACGGTTACAGGATGACCATCTTCTCCGACGAAGAGGAGGCGGTATTCGAAGGCTCGCTCAAGGGTGACAAGCTGCGCTACTACCCGGCGCAGGCCATGGCGCAAGCCGGTGGCAAGATGCAGTTCGTGGCCCCCTGGCAACCCGGCGTGGTGAGCGATCGCGAACTCATCACCGGCCAGAACCCCTTCTCCGACCGGGCCCTGGCGAGCGCCTTCATCACGGCGCTGGACCAGCAGCAAGGGGCGCGCTGA
- a CDS encoding sensor domain-containing diguanylate cyclase gives MLSHWLLRFDLHRLILALAVLGVLATFGNSFYAIHQAQRQLLIDSTLEANRVYATKLAASTAAMLNAAQQQLAYSATLLAPLLHANDVKGLEQEVAQLRERTNTFNSVAVVNTEATIVAVSPEALKVKGAKLSSRSARQSLASRKPLISDPLIALSGNYLISLSYPIFLADGRFLGFVAGSIYLESASVLSGLLGQHYYQDGSYLYVVDRQRTLIYHPNPKRIGQKIGDNAVVDEVLQGRQGAQSVLNSRGSEMLAGFAPVAGAGWGVVAQRPRSATLAGLDQQMLEILKGMIPVTLFILFVIWLSATAIARPLRQLANRARLMDQQEAASNISGIRAWYFEAAQLKLAILKGLGLLNTKIDQLHTDSHTDPMTGLFNRRAMQQMLDDYQAQSRPLAVIALDIDHFKGINDHFGHDVGDAVIVALATLMQRDLRADAALCRSGGEEFLLLLPGVSLVQAQRIAERLRLTVAGHEMEQAGRITISLGVAHWPGDASDLGAVLKQADKALYQAKHRGRNCVVVAGA, from the coding sequence ATGCTATCTCACTGGCTGCTGAGGTTTGATCTCCATCGCCTCATCCTGGCCCTGGCCGTGCTCGGCGTGCTGGCCACCTTCGGCAACAGCTTCTACGCCATCCATCAGGCACAGCGACAGCTGCTGATCGACAGTACCCTGGAGGCCAACCGTGTCTATGCCACCAAGCTGGCCGCCTCCACCGCGGCCATGCTGAACGCGGCCCAGCAGCAGCTTGCCTACAGCGCCACCCTGCTGGCGCCGCTGCTGCATGCCAATGACGTCAAGGGGCTGGAGCAGGAGGTGGCCCAGCTGCGCGAGCGCACCAACACCTTCAACTCGGTGGCCGTCGTGAACACCGAGGCCACCATAGTCGCCGTCTCCCCCGAGGCCCTGAAGGTCAAAGGGGCCAAGCTCAGCTCCCGCAGCGCCCGCCAGAGTCTGGCCAGCCGGAAGCCGCTCATCTCTGACCCGCTCATCGCCCTCTCCGGCAACTACCTCATCAGCCTCTCCTATCCGATCTTTTTGGCCGACGGGCGCTTCCTCGGCTTCGTGGCTGGCAGCATCTACCTGGAATCCGCCAGCGTGCTCTCCGGCCTGCTGGGCCAGCACTATTATCAGGACGGCTCCTACCTCTACGTGGTCGACCGGCAAAGGACGCTGATCTACCACCCCAACCCCAAGCGCATCGGCCAGAAGATAGGTGACAATGCGGTGGTGGACGAGGTGTTGCAGGGGCGGCAGGGAGCGCAAAGCGTGCTCAACTCCCGGGGGAGCGAGATGCTGGCGGGCTTCGCCCCCGTGGCCGGTGCCGGCTGGGGAGTGGTGGCCCAGCGCCCCCGCAGCGCCACCCTGGCCGGGCTGGATCAACAGATGCTCGAGATCCTCAAGGGGATGATCCCGGTCACCCTCTTCATCCTCTTCGTCATCTGGCTCTCGGCCACCGCCATTGCCAGGCCGCTGCGGCAACTGGCCAACAGGGCCAGGCTGATGGATCAGCAGGAGGCGGCCTCCAACATCTCCGGCATCCGCGCCTGGTACTTCGAGGCGGCCCAGTTGAAACTGGCCATCCTCAAGGGGCTGGGGTTGCTCAACACCAAGATTGACCAGTTGCATACCGACAGCCACACCGACCCCATGACGGGCCTCTTCAACCGGCGGGCCATGCAGCAGATGCTGGACGACTATCAGGCGCAATCCCGGCCGCTGGCGGTCATCGCCCTCGATATCGATCACTTCAAGGGGATCAACGACCACTTCGGTCACGACGTCGGGGACGCCGTCATCGTCGCCCTGGCGACCCTGATGCAGCGGGATCTGCGTGCCGATGCCGCCCTGTGCCGCAGCGGCGGCGAGGAGTTCCTGCTGCTGCTGCCCGGCGTCTCCCTGGTGCAGGCGCAGCGGATCGCCGAGCGGCTGCGGCTGACGGTGGCGGGCCACGAGATGGAGCAGGCCGGGCGCATCACCATCTCCCTCGGGGTCGCCCACTGGCCGGGGGATGCCAGCGATCTCGGTGCCGTGCTCAAGCAGGCGGACAAGGCGCTCTATCAGGCCAAGCACAGGGGCCGCAACTGCGTGGTGGTGGCCGGCGCCTGA
- a CDS encoding LysR family transcriptional regulator: protein MELRDLKAFVTLGEVLHFGQAAARQHITQSALSKQIRRLEGEFGGELFERNASSTRLTPLGRALYGDACALVAQSEQLGRTARDVLAGNGGTLRIGFGVATKLLVPAAIARFRASRPGVGIELNDLSSHHQLLALAEGRLDLGFCRLPAPKGWQVLPVVRAHFVAVLPAGYQGVTGLSDLLDKPLAILRRDKAPSFHDQFVHYLAQSGLRFGDIQYVNDFAAGIATAAAGIAWTLVPSSTTIEHPDVITLPLAEAEASWIIGLIRPPGGDNPLITPFWQTVAELGDPALTALGDRGGAGS from the coding sequence ATGGAGTTGCGGGATCTGAAGGCCTTCGTCACCCTGGGTGAGGTCTTGCACTTCGGTCAGGCGGCGGCGCGCCAGCACATCACCCAGTCGGCCCTGAGCAAGCAGATCCGGCGGCTGGAGGGGGAATTTGGCGGCGAGCTGTTCGAGCGCAACGCCAGCAGCACCCGGCTCACCCCCCTAGGGCGCGCCCTCTACGGGGATGCCTGTGCCCTGGTGGCCCAGAGCGAACAGCTCGGTCGCACCGCCCGCGACGTGTTGGCGGGCAATGGCGGCACCCTGCGCATCGGCTTCGGGGTCGCCACCAAGCTGCTGGTGCCCGCGGCCATCGCCCGTTTTCGGGCCAGCCGCCCCGGGGTCGGCATAGAGCTCAACGATCTCTCCAGCCATCACCAGCTGCTGGCACTCGCCGAGGGCAGGCTGGATCTCGGCTTCTGCCGCCTGCCCGCCCCCAAGGGCTGGCAGGTGCTGCCCGTGGTGCGCGCCCATTTCGTCGCCGTGCTGCCCGCCGGCTACCAGGGGGTGACGGGGCTCTCGGATCTGCTGGACAAGCCACTCGCCATACTGCGCCGGGACAAGGCCCCCTCCTTCCACGATCAGTTCGTGCACTACCTGGCCCAGAGCGGGCTGCGCTTTGGGGATATCCAGTACGTCAACGACTTCGCCGCCGGCATCGCCACCGCGGCGGCGGGTATCGCCTGGACCCTGGTGCCCTCCTCCACCACCATAGAGCACCCGGACGTCATCACCCTGCCCCTGGCGGAGGCCGAGGCGAGCTGGATCATAGGGCTCATTCGCCCACCGGGAGGGGATAACCCCCTCATCACCCCCTTCTGGCAGACGGTGGCCGAGCTCGGTGATCCCGCCCTCACCGCCCTGGGTGATCGGGGCGGTGCAGGATCATGA
- a CDS encoding LysR family transcriptional regulator, producing MSRAFDPVQLGSIELFCKAAELGSFTATAQVLGVTPASVSRSIQRIEARLGVKLFNRTTRSVRLTDDGELYRAQCQQALDQIAEAERAITGRQRHPKGLLRVSVGTVYAHHRLVPLLPAFMATYPEVEIELNVSNRNIDFVEDGYDLAIRLGEPRDSRVIARKLEEASVGVFCSPDYAARRPPPTSLAALHQHDLIQFITPSTGRPFPWSFIDDKGLPVDVSVHSRQRVLEDVLAGLGWAVAGGGLFQIYHFVAAEALRQGKLVEVMTPFAGRSRPFYALYPQHRHLSTRVRAFVDYLLAAVRP from the coding sequence ATGTCCCGTGCCTTCGACCCCGTTCAGCTCGGCAGCATAGAGCTCTTTTGCAAGGCGGCCGAGCTTGGCAGCTTCACCGCCACGGCCCAGGTGCTGGGGGTGACGCCAGCCTCGGTGAGCCGCTCCATCCAGCGCATCGAAGCCAGGCTGGGCGTCAAACTCTTCAATCGCACCACCCGCAGCGTGCGCCTCACCGACGACGGTGAGCTGTATCGGGCGCAGTGCCAGCAGGCCCTCGATCAGATTGCCGAGGCCGAGCGGGCCATCACCGGCCGCCAGCGTCATCCAAAGGGGTTGCTGCGGGTCAGCGTAGGCACCGTCTATGCCCACCACCGCCTGGTGCCCCTGCTCCCCGCTTTCATGGCCACCTATCCCGAGGTCGAGATCGAGCTCAATGTCTCGAACAGAAACATCGACTTCGTGGAGGACGGTTACGATCTCGCCATTCGTCTGGGTGAGCCGCGCGACTCCCGGGTGATCGCCCGCAAGCTGGAGGAGGCCAGCGTCGGGGTCTTCTGCTCCCCCGACTACGCCGCTCGCCGTCCTCCCCCGACCTCCCTGGCTGCGCTGCACCAGCACGATCTGATCCAGTTCATCACCCCCAGCACGGGGCGCCCCTTCCCCTGGAGCTTCATCGATGACAAGGGGCTGCCCGTCGATGTCAGTGTCCACAGTCGACAACGGGTGCTGGAGGATGTGCTGGCGGGCCTGGGCTGGGCGGTGGCAGGGGGCGGCTTGTTCCAGATCTACCATTTTGTGGCGGCAGAGGCACTCCGCCAGGGCAAGCTGGTGGAAGTCATGACCCCCTTTGCGGGGCGATCCCGCCCCTTCTACGCCCTCTATCCCCAGCATCGCCACCTCTCGACCCGGGTACGGGCCTTCGTGGATTACCTGCTGGCGGCGGTGCGCCCCTGA
- a CDS encoding LysR family transcriptional regulator, whose product MNIKQLHYFYELAQHRHFAKAAKACFITQPTLSASITALEKSLGTELVVRNSQFVALTQAGEVVLRHAERMLLEQDAMRQELSLFGGALSGVLRIGMVPQSSIDIMPLLKRFNDAFPKVSLRLSVMTHGTLLEQLDLHQTDIGLGFDELLTEHQRRSLDVQLRHPNPMALLGPLPPHLSPSQPLRLADLQDLPLILPSATMQFRRYLDEAAARQQLSLRVVLETDSLFHLANGVSHGLGCAVVSAGIAATAHQLFKLPCQPLVDASAGTIAFITRKHSVTPAMRAFLAEAGA is encoded by the coding sequence ATGAACATCAAGCAGTTGCACTATTTCTACGAGCTGGCCCAGCACCGTCACTTCGCCAAGGCGGCCAAGGCCTGCTTCATCACCCAGCCGACCCTGTCCGCCAGCATCACGGCGCTGGAAAAATCCCTCGGCACCGAGCTGGTGGTGCGCAACAGCCAGTTCGTGGCGCTGACCCAGGCGGGGGAAGTGGTGCTGCGCCACGCCGAGCGCATGCTGCTGGAGCAGGACGCCATGCGCCAGGAGCTGAGCCTGTTTGGCGGCGCGCTCTCGGGGGTCCTGCGCATCGGCATGGTGCCCCAGTCGAGCATCGACATTATGCCGCTGCTCAAGCGCTTCAACGACGCCTTCCCCAAGGTCAGCCTGCGCCTGTCGGTGATGACCCACGGCACCCTGCTCGAGCAGCTGGATCTGCACCAGACCGACATCGGCCTCGGCTTTGACGAGCTGCTCACCGAGCATCAGCGCCGCTCCCTCGACGTCCAACTGCGCCACCCCAACCCCATGGCGCTGCTGGGGCCCCTGCCCCCGCACCTCTCCCCGAGCCAGCCCCTGAGGCTGGCGGACTTGCAGGATCTCCCCCTGATACTGCCGAGCGCCACTATGCAGTTTCGCCGCTACCTCGACGAGGCCGCCGCCCGTCAGCAGCTCAGCCTGCGGGTGGTGCTGGAGACAGACTCCCTGTTCCACCTGGCCAACGGGGTGAGCCACGGGCTCGGCTGCGCCGTGGTCAGTGCCGGCATCGCCGCCACCGCCCACCAACTCTTCAAGCTGCCCTGCCAACCCCTGGTCGATGCGAGCGCCGGCACCATCGCCTTCATCACCCGCAAGCACAGCGTCACCCCCGCCATGCGGGCCTTTCTCGCCGAGGCCGGGGCATAG